The following are from one region of the Achromobacter xylosoxidans genome:
- the glnE gene encoding bifunctional [glutamate--ammonia ligase]-adenylyl-L-tyrosine phosphorylase/[glutamate--ammonia-ligase] adenylyltransferase, with protein sequence MSTPSTLAPALAWSGHLRRRLDAHPDLAAWLNDAVREPVTPAQIARWQAELAGPQAGDTLPVDACRMVLRKLRERVFNTLIVRDLTGQADLEEVVGAMTTLADTAVASAYRSVAADLAAVHGVPRDPATGLPQEMLIVGMGKLGGCELNVSSDIDLIMLYGEEGETDGPRRISHHEFYGRLTRRMMPVLSEVDANGQVFRTDLRLRPDGDGGPLAWSLDALEHYLIGQGREWERYAWLKARLIPAQAFEGSDSAAQARQLESLRVPFVYRKYFDFDALSALRALRERIRQDWQRRASARNGIDSANNIKLGDGGIREIEFVVQLAQLIRGGRMPALQKRGLLEALHAESAAGLVPEEDARRLEEAYRYLRRTEHALQYREDAQTHLLPGDPEQRAALAAALGMSPADFESTLTAHRQFVSQTFRNVFRLVGMGDAEVPAPAPGVADPGSGPDEPDSSCELAEQISQAFGDDAQDLLRRTETLLGSHRVRSLPESSRKRMDALLPAALRAALQTPAPLQATVRLFDLIEKIAQRSAYLALLAEYPDTLARVARMVAASPWAAQYLTQHPLLLDSLIDWRTLFEPLDFGQIARQLTADLDACRLPDGDPDIERQMNLMRDMQRQASFQLLAQDLEGELTVEKLADQLSALADLLLTETIRRTWPLVNKAEGAEPRFAVIAYGKLGGKELGYASDLDLVFLFDDPRDDAAEVYAKLGRRMTSWLSTMTSSGRLYEVDLRLRPDGDAGLLAVSVEAFEQYQHKHAWAWEHQALTRARYASGDASVGARFEQIREDILVLPRDAAKLREEVLAMREKINAGHPNSSPLFDLKHDRGGMVDVEFVTQYLVLCHSGTHPVLVRNLGNIALLRLSGEASLIAPELAARAGDAYRTLRRVQHQMRLQGVEKARVPQDQLLEERAAVRELWDAVLG encoded by the coding sequence ATGTCCACGCCCTCTACGCTTGCCCCCGCCCTCGCCTGGTCCGGCCATCTGCGCCGCCGCCTGGATGCCCACCCGGATCTGGCCGCCTGGCTGAACGATGCCGTGCGCGAACCCGTCACGCCCGCGCAGATCGCGCGCTGGCAGGCAGAGCTGGCCGGACCCCAGGCAGGCGACACGCTGCCGGTGGACGCCTGCCGCATGGTGCTGCGCAAGCTGCGCGAACGGGTCTTCAACACGCTCATCGTGCGCGACCTGACCGGCCAGGCCGATCTGGAAGAAGTCGTGGGCGCCATGACCACGCTGGCCGACACCGCGGTGGCCTCGGCCTATCGCAGCGTGGCGGCGGACCTCGCCGCCGTGCATGGCGTGCCGCGCGACCCGGCCACCGGCCTGCCCCAGGAAATGCTGATCGTGGGCATGGGCAAGCTGGGCGGCTGCGAACTGAATGTCTCGTCCGACATCGACCTGATCATGCTGTACGGCGAAGAAGGCGAAACCGACGGCCCGCGCCGCATCAGCCATCACGAGTTCTACGGCCGCCTGACGCGGCGCATGATGCCGGTACTGTCCGAAGTCGACGCCAACGGCCAGGTGTTCCGCACCGACCTGCGCCTGCGCCCCGACGGCGACGGCGGTCCCCTGGCCTGGAGCCTGGACGCGTTGGAGCACTACCTGATCGGCCAGGGCCGCGAGTGGGAACGCTACGCCTGGCTCAAGGCCCGGCTGATCCCGGCCCAGGCCTTCGAAGGCAGCGACAGCGCCGCCCAGGCTCGCCAGCTGGAAAGCCTGCGCGTGCCCTTCGTCTACCGCAAGTATTTCGACTTCGATGCGCTCTCGGCCCTGCGCGCGCTGCGGGAACGCATCCGCCAGGACTGGCAGCGGCGCGCCAGCGCGCGCAACGGCATCGACAGCGCCAACAATATCAAGCTGGGCGACGGCGGCATCCGCGAAATCGAATTCGTGGTGCAGCTTGCCCAGCTGATCCGCGGCGGCCGCATGCCCGCGCTGCAAAAGCGCGGCCTGCTGGAAGCGCTGCACGCGGAAAGCGCCGCCGGCCTGGTGCCCGAGGAAGACGCGCGCCGGCTCGAAGAGGCCTACCGCTACCTGCGCCGCACCGAGCACGCCCTGCAATACCGCGAGGACGCCCAGACCCATCTGCTGCCGGGCGACCCCGAACAGCGCGCCGCCCTGGCCGCGGCGCTGGGCATGAGTCCCGCGGACTTCGAAAGCACGCTCACCGCGCACCGCCAATTCGTCTCGCAGACCTTCCGCAACGTATTCCGGCTGGTCGGCATGGGCGACGCCGAAGTGCCGGCGCCCGCGCCCGGCGTTGCCGACCCCGGGTCCGGCCCGGACGAGCCAGACAGCAGTTGCGAACTGGCTGAACAGATCAGCCAGGCCTTCGGCGACGACGCGCAGGACCTGTTGCGCCGTACCGAAACCCTGCTGGGCAGCCACCGCGTGCGCAGCCTGCCCGAGAGCAGCCGCAAGCGCATGGACGCGCTGCTGCCGGCCGCCCTGCGAGCGGCCCTGCAGACCCCTGCGCCGCTGCAAGCCACGGTGCGGCTGTTCGACCTGATCGAGAAAATCGCCCAGCGCAGCGCCTACCTGGCCCTGCTGGCCGAATACCCCGACACTCTGGCGCGCGTGGCGCGCATGGTCGCCGCCAGCCCCTGGGCCGCGCAATACCTGACCCAGCACCCCCTGCTGCTGGACAGCCTGATCGACTGGCGCACCCTGTTCGAACCGCTCGACTTCGGCCAGATCGCGCGCCAGCTGACCGCCGACCTGGACGCCTGCCGGCTGCCCGACGGCGACCCGGACATCGAGCGCCAGATGAACCTGATGCGCGACATGCAGCGCCAGGCCAGCTTCCAATTGCTGGCGCAGGACCTGGAAGGCGAACTCACCGTGGAAAAGCTGGCCGACCAGCTGTCCGCGCTGGCCGACCTGCTGCTGACCGAAACCATCCGCCGCACCTGGCCGCTGGTCAACAAGGCCGAGGGCGCCGAACCACGCTTCGCCGTCATCGCCTACGGCAAGCTGGGCGGCAAGGAACTGGGCTATGCCTCGGACCTGGACCTGGTGTTCCTGTTCGACGACCCGCGCGACGACGCCGCCGAGGTCTACGCCAAGCTGGGCCGGCGCATGACATCGTGGCTCTCGACCATGACCTCGTCCGGCCGCCTGTACGAAGTCGACCTGCGCCTGCGGCCGGACGGCGACGCCGGCCTGCTGGCGGTGTCCGTGGAAGCTTTCGAGCAGTACCAGCACAAGCACGCCTGGGCCTGGGAGCACCAGGCGCTGACCCGCGCCCGCTACGCCTCGGGCGACGCCAGCGTCGGCGCGCGCTTCGAGCAGATCCGCGAGGACATCCTGGTGCTGCCGCGCGACGCCGCCAAGCTGCGCGAGGAAGTGCTGGCGATGCGCGAAAAAATCAACGCAGGCCACCCCAACAGCAGCCCGCTGTTCGACCTGAAGCACGATCGCGGCGGCATGGTCGACGTGGAGTTCGTCACGCAATACCTGGTGCTCTGCCACTCGGGCACGCATCCGGTGCTGGTGCGCAACCTGGGCAATATCGCCCTGCTGCGCCTGTCCGGCGAGGCCAGCCTGATTGCTCCCGAGCTGGCCGCGCGCGCCGGCGACGCCTACCGCACCCTGCGCCGCGTCCAGCACCAGATGCGCCTGCAAGGCGTGGAAAAGGCGCGCGTGCCGCAGGACCAGCTGCTGGAGGAGCGCGCTGCCGTGCGCGAACTCTGGGACGCGGTGCTGGGCTGA
- a CDS encoding epoxyqueuosine reductase QueH: MSELVRPKLDLPAGRRKVLMHSCCAPCSGEVMEAMTASGIDYAIYFYNPNIHPVKEYEIRKQENIRFAEQHGIEFIDADYDMDNWFDRVKGMENAPERGERCTACFDMRFERTALYAHEHGFDTITSSLGISRWKDMNQINGCGERAAARYDDLIYWTYNWRKGGGSARMIEISKRENFYQQEYCGCVYSLRDTNRHRRSQGRERIHIGVKFYGKEDLINEEQL, from the coding sequence ATGTCCGAACTCGTGCGCCCCAAACTCGACCTGCCCGCCGGCCGCCGCAAGGTGCTGATGCACTCGTGCTGCGCGCCCTGTTCCGGCGAAGTCATGGAAGCGATGACCGCCTCAGGCATCGATTACGCCATCTACTTCTACAACCCGAACATCCACCCGGTCAAAGAGTACGAAATCCGCAAGCAGGAGAACATCCGCTTCGCCGAGCAGCACGGCATTGAATTCATCGACGCCGACTACGACATGGACAACTGGTTCGACCGCGTCAAGGGCATGGAAAACGCGCCCGAACGCGGCGAACGCTGCACGGCCTGCTTCGACATGCGCTTCGAACGCACGGCGCTCTACGCGCACGAGCATGGCTTTGACACCATCACCAGCTCGCTGGGCATTTCGCGCTGGAAGGACATGAACCAGATCAACGGTTGCGGCGAACGCGCCGCGGCGCGCTACGACGATCTGATCTACTGGACCTACAACTGGCGCAAGGGCGGCGGCTCGGCCCGCATGATCGAAATCAGCAAGCGCGAAAACTTCTACCAGCAGGAGTATTGCGGCTGCGTCTATTCGCTGCGCGACACCAACCGCCATCGCCGCTCGCAGGGCCGCGAACGCATCCACATCGGCGTGAAGTTCTACGGCAAGGAAGACCTGATCAACGAGGAACAGCTCTGA
- a CDS encoding helix-turn-helix domain-containing protein encodes MSPSLLRSEPRHFLDCASWQENVSDTFVPLEVSAVFPARFRNSVAVDSLGWMQICELRSSAQRVRRSKLLANRSESSGYKVTLQLAGRSEIRQSGRSALLVPGEWSIYDTTRPYEVDVDDGAHFLVMQVPGKHFEAWQSFMQNAVARSFSARQGCGRMAMDLLRVALTEHAHLSESASRDAANAVLQMMGLDISERAGGQAEHDQAELRQAQLRRVQQHMLENLHDPALSPATAAAAFRMSRRYLYNLFAQASTTPADFILSARLERCCDTLCDPVQAARPIGDIAYRFGFSDAARFSHAFRKRFGVSPSEYRRHGRPS; translated from the coding sequence ATGTCCCCATCCCTTCTGCGCAGCGAGCCCAGGCACTTCCTGGACTGCGCAAGCTGGCAGGAAAATGTCAGCGATACCTTCGTTCCCCTGGAAGTGTCCGCGGTGTTTCCGGCCCGTTTCCGCAACAGCGTGGCGGTGGATTCGCTGGGCTGGATGCAGATCTGCGAGTTGCGCAGCAGCGCCCAGCGCGTGCGTCGCAGCAAGCTGCTGGCCAACCGTTCCGAGTCGTCCGGCTACAAGGTGACGCTGCAGCTCGCGGGCCGCAGCGAGATCCGCCAGTCGGGGCGCAGCGCCTTGCTGGTGCCGGGCGAATGGAGCATCTACGACACCACCCGGCCGTACGAAGTCGACGTCGACGATGGCGCGCACTTCCTGGTCATGCAGGTGCCCGGCAAGCATTTCGAGGCCTGGCAGTCTTTCATGCAGAATGCCGTGGCGCGCAGCTTCAGCGCGCGCCAGGGTTGCGGGCGCATGGCGATGGACCTGTTGCGCGTGGCGCTGACCGAGCACGCGCATCTGTCTGAAAGCGCCTCGCGCGATGCCGCCAATGCGGTGCTGCAGATGATGGGGCTGGATATCAGCGAGCGGGCAGGGGGGCAGGCCGAACACGACCAGGCCGAACTGCGCCAGGCGCAATTGCGCCGGGTGCAGCAGCACATGCTTGAAAACCTGCATGATCCGGCGCTGTCGCCGGCGACAGCTGCCGCGGCCTTCCGGATGTCGCGCCGCTATCTCTACAACCTGTTCGCGCAGGCTTCCACGACCCCGGCCGACTTCATCCTCAGCGCGCGGCTCGAGCGTTGCTGCGATACGCTGTGCGACCCCGTTCAGGCCGCGCGGCCGATCGGCGACATCGCCTACAGATTCGGGTTCTCAGATGCGGCGCGTTTCAGCCACGCGTTCCGCAAGCGTTTCGGCGTGTCGCCGTCGGAGTACCGGCGCCATGGGCGCCCGTCCTGA
- a CDS encoding c-type cytochrome, whose translation MCAAVLLCVGGAAAAEQAAADGAAADRLRAAVRADYVLQCAGCHRVDGRGSGRHGIPDFRNSVGAFVHLPQGRDYLVRVPGAAQSQLSNAELAAVLNWVVQEFSAAQLPPDFRPYTEQEVAQVRPRRYEDVVPVRHGLAQALSQLGFQLADYSYGSDRKP comes from the coding sequence TTGTGCGCCGCCGTCCTGCTTTGCGTGGGCGGGGCGGCGGCCGCAGAGCAGGCGGCCGCTGACGGCGCCGCGGCCGACAGGCTGCGCGCGGCTGTCCGCGCCGACTACGTGCTGCAATGCGCGGGCTGCCATCGCGTGGACGGCCGCGGCAGCGGCCGCCATGGCATTCCTGATTTCCGCAATTCCGTGGGCGCGTTCGTGCATCTGCCGCAGGGCCGCGACTACCTGGTCCGCGTGCCGGGCGCCGCGCAATCGCAGCTCAGCAACGCCGAGCTCGCGGCCGTGCTGAACTGGGTGGTGCAGGAATTCAGCGCGGCGCAGTTGCCGCCGGATTTCCGGCCGTACACGGAACAGGAAGTCGCGCAGGTCCGGCCGCGCCGCTACGAGGACGTGGTGCCGGTGCGTCATGGCCTGGCTCAGGCGCTGTCGCAACTCGGTTTCCAATTGGCCGATTATTCCTATGGCAGCGACAGAAAACCTTAG
- a CDS encoding methylamine dehydrogenase light chain — MQWLDKLAERAARSVAHTTSRRSVLNRIGRALVGTAFLMPVLPVARSAPADPKKPQMDDTACDYWRYCAVDGFLCSCCGGSMTSCPPGTSPSAVSWVGTCHNPLDGKDYLISYNDCCGKAACGKCMCASAERERPGYQMFLHNDVNWCMSNESSIFHCTTSVIVGLAKPKPKS; from the coding sequence ATGCAATGGCTGGATAAACTCGCGGAGCGCGCCGCGCGCTCGGTTGCGCACACCACTTCCCGGCGCAGCGTGCTCAACCGCATCGGCCGGGCGCTGGTCGGAACGGCATTCCTCATGCCGGTGCTGCCGGTGGCGCGGTCCGCGCCCGCGGACCCCAAGAAGCCGCAGATGGACGACACGGCGTGCGACTACTGGCGCTATTGCGCGGTGGACGGCTTTCTGTGTTCATGCTGCGGGGGCAGCATGACGTCCTGCCCGCCAGGCACCTCGCCTTCGGCCGTGTCGTGGGTCGGCACCTGCCACAATCCCTTGGACGGCAAGGACTACCTGATCAGCTATAACGATTGCTGCGGCAAGGCTGCTTGCGGCAAATGCATGTGCGCGTCCGCCGAGCGCGAGCGGCCGGGCTATCAGATGTTCCTGCATAACGATGTGAACTGGTGCATGTCCAACGAGTCCTCCATCTTCCACTGCACGACTTCGGTGATCGTGGGCCTGGCCAAGCCGAAGCCAAAATCATGA
- the mauD gene encoding methylamine dehydrogenase accessory protein MauD, translating to MDALIISNFLLWGVVLCLVLVILALSRQIGVLYERVAPMGALTMDKGPGVGEPAPRFELPDLLGRRIVVGERGQHSQLLFFLSPTCPVCKKLLPILKSVASTESAWLRIVLASDGEMPEHLAFYKQAGLERFPYLLSTELGMKFQISKLPYAVLIDETGTLRAKGLINSREQLESLFTAKELGVASVQEFLAAGTLEETRISRKESGNAMAG from the coding sequence ATGGATGCCTTGATCATTTCCAATTTCCTGCTGTGGGGCGTGGTGCTCTGCCTGGTGCTGGTCATCCTGGCGCTGTCGCGGCAGATCGGCGTGCTGTACGAGCGCGTGGCGCCGATGGGGGCGCTGACGATGGACAAGGGCCCTGGCGTGGGCGAGCCTGCGCCGCGCTTCGAGCTGCCGGATCTGCTGGGCCGCCGTATCGTCGTGGGCGAACGCGGCCAGCACAGCCAGCTGCTGTTCTTTCTTTCCCCGACCTGCCCGGTTTGCAAGAAGCTGCTGCCGATCCTCAAGTCGGTGGCCAGCACGGAAAGCGCCTGGCTGCGCATCGTGCTGGCCAGCGACGGCGAAATGCCCGAGCACCTGGCGTTCTACAAGCAGGCGGGCCTGGAGCGTTTCCCGTATTTGCTGTCGACCGAGCTGGGCATGAAGTTCCAGATCAGCAAGCTGCCCTATGCCGTGCTGATCGATGAAACCGGAACCCTGCGCGCCAAGGGCCTGATCAACTCGCGCGAACAGCTCGAAAGCCTGTTCACCGCGAAGGAGCTGGGCGTGGCTTCGGTGCAGGAGTTCCTGGCCGCCGGCACGCTGGAAGAAACCCGGATTTCCCGCAAGGAGAGCGGCAATGCAATGGCTGGATAA
- a CDS encoding MauE/DoxX family redox-associated membrane protein has translation MNDPVLLYAASAALACVLLLGALEKLKDIAGFTAIVSAYRILPAGWSGAFAWLFVLSEALAGALLLAPARQAAGAQLALLVLAAATLALAFNLLRGHRDIDCGCGGPAASGPGRGTQRGGLSWWLVLRNALLALWAAPALIAAAGQSRGLLWADSAAVFGLAMAAVGLYFTANHLLASHLKLRNL, from the coding sequence ATGAACGATCCCGTGCTGCTGTATGCCGCGAGCGCGGCGCTGGCTTGCGTGCTGCTCCTGGGGGCGCTGGAAAAGCTGAAGGACATTGCAGGCTTCACCGCCATCGTGTCGGCCTACCGCATCCTGCCGGCGGGGTGGAGCGGCGCGTTCGCGTGGCTCTTCGTGCTGAGCGAAGCGCTGGCCGGCGCCTTGCTGCTGGCCCCGGCGCGACAGGCGGCGGGCGCGCAACTGGCGCTGCTGGTGTTGGCGGCTGCGACGCTGGCGCTGGCCTTCAACCTGCTGCGCGGCCATCGCGACATCGACTGCGGTTGCGGCGGTCCCGCCGCCAGCGGGCCGGGACGCGGCACGCAACGTGGCGGGCTGTCGTGGTGGCTGGTGCTGCGCAACGCGTTGCTGGCGCTGTGGGCTGCGCCCGCGCTGATCGCCGCGGCGGGCCAATCGCGTGGCCTGCTATGGGCCGACTCCGCCGCCGTCTTCGGCCTGGCCATGGCTGCCGTGGGCCTGTACTTCACCGCCAATCACCTGTTGGCCTCCCATCTCAAGTTGCGCAATCTCTGA
- a CDS encoding amine dehydrogenase large subunit gives MNAPSARSCASRAGRWALCAALAASAGLARADLPVEELKGGTRLPPATPHRLYVMDAVFNHLVDSRVNIYDGDSMKFLGMVPASFNGHMTVSADGKDIYVMTTYYERLNRGKRTDVVEAWDAETLTPKYEVPIPQKRAQALNYRNYLQQSTDGELLFVQNATPASSVTVVNLQTRQFADEVTAAAGCWSIIVLPSRPRSFASICGDGALLTVDLDPAGKPAGQQRSQPMFDPEKDPIFTHTENLGDTYYFVSYNGNVYSADFSGKEAAFGKPWSLLDAAGKDQGWRPGGYNLLAINKAAKRLYVGMHPNGAEGSHKTPAAEIWVYDLATHQRVARVPGQNALSMSVSQDDQPRLYTIDGGNVNVYDAAPAAPVLKGTIQAAGETALQVEPQPRGAR, from the coding sequence ATGAACGCGCCTAGCGCCAGATCATGCGCATCGCGGGCCGGACGGTGGGCGCTGTGCGCCGCCCTGGCGGCGTCGGCGGGCCTAGCCCGGGCGGACCTGCCCGTGGAAGAGCTCAAGGGCGGCACCCGCCTGCCGCCGGCCACGCCGCACAGGTTGTACGTGATGGATGCCGTCTTCAACCACCTGGTCGACAGCCGGGTCAACATCTACGACGGCGACTCCATGAAGTTCCTGGGCATGGTGCCCGCGTCGTTCAACGGCCACATGACCGTGTCCGCGGACGGCAAGGACATCTACGTCATGACGACCTACTACGAACGCTTGAACCGCGGCAAGCGCACCGACGTGGTGGAGGCTTGGGACGCCGAAACGCTCACACCCAAGTACGAGGTGCCGATCCCGCAGAAGCGCGCGCAGGCGCTGAACTACCGCAACTATCTGCAGCAGAGCACGGACGGGGAGCTGCTGTTCGTGCAGAACGCCACGCCCGCGTCCTCGGTCACGGTGGTGAACCTGCAGACGCGCCAGTTCGCGGACGAGGTCACCGCGGCCGCAGGCTGCTGGAGCATCATCGTGCTGCCTTCGCGCCCGCGCAGCTTCGCCAGCATCTGCGGCGACGGCGCGCTGCTTACCGTGGACCTGGACCCGGCCGGCAAGCCAGCCGGGCAGCAGCGCAGCCAGCCCATGTTCGACCCCGAGAAGGATCCCATCTTCACGCACACCGAGAACCTGGGCGATACCTACTACTTCGTGTCCTACAACGGCAATGTCTACAGCGCCGACTTCAGCGGCAAGGAAGCGGCGTTCGGCAAGCCCTGGTCCCTGCTGGACGCTGCGGGCAAGGACCAGGGCTGGCGCCCTGGCGGCTACAACCTGCTGGCCATCAACAAGGCCGCCAAGCGGCTGTATGTGGGCATGCATCCCAACGGGGCCGAAGGTTCGCACAAGACGCCGGCCGCCGAGATCTGGGTCTACGACCTGGCCACGCACCAGCGGGTGGCGCGGGTGCCGGGCCAGAATGCCTTGTCGATGTCGGTTTCGCAGGACGACCAGCCGCGGCTGTACACGATCGACGGCGGCAACGTGAACGTCTACGACGCCGCGCCGGCCGCGCCGGTCCTCAAGGGCACGATCCAGGCCGCCGGCGAAACCGCGCTGCAGGTCGAACCGCAACCGCGAGGTGCGCGATGA
- a CDS encoding transporter, with protein MAGTGSLARRRAVLLLACAAASQTAWAGDPSARDWIPAPVGTNIIAGYLAGLRSSGLYSEGQRVDGASVDVNALVYRQMHYRDFYGKTMQLEFIVPMYRTSLDLPGAPGDHQTGIGDLTLGSAIWLYNNEQTKTWFAWEPFVVAPVGRYDGSRPDVSPGKNRWSTIQDFAFVQGFGESTYLEAIAEVEIYGRNTDWYGQTLKKDPSFRFFALASTNLTPDTYTGIRYRYETGGKETSSGETVATRARNHQLAVELTHQINDANQIQMQYIHDLKVENGPRMRGVQLRYVYAF; from the coding sequence ATGGCAGGGACAGGTAGCCTGGCCCGCAGGCGGGCCGTGCTGTTGCTCGCGTGCGCGGCAGCGTCGCAGACGGCATGGGCGGGAGACCCCAGCGCGCGGGATTGGATACCCGCGCCGGTGGGCACCAATATCATCGCCGGGTATCTGGCGGGACTGCGATCCTCGGGCTTGTACTCCGAGGGGCAGCGGGTGGACGGCGCGTCCGTCGACGTGAATGCGCTGGTGTATCGCCAGATGCACTATCGCGACTTCTACGGCAAGACGATGCAGCTCGAATTCATCGTGCCAATGTATCGGACCTCGCTGGACCTGCCGGGCGCGCCCGGCGACCACCAGACGGGTATCGGCGACCTGACGCTCGGGTCGGCCATCTGGCTGTACAACAATGAGCAGACCAAGACCTGGTTCGCCTGGGAACCCTTTGTGGTGGCGCCGGTGGGCCGATACGACGGTTCGCGTCCCGACGTGTCTCCAGGCAAGAACCGCTGGTCCACCATCCAGGATTTCGCTTTCGTGCAGGGCTTCGGCGAATCCACCTATCTCGAAGCCATCGCCGAAGTGGAGATCTACGGCCGCAATACGGACTGGTATGGGCAGACGCTGAAAAAGGACCCCTCGTTCCGCTTCTTCGCGCTGGCCTCGACCAACCTGACGCCGGACACCTACACCGGCATCCGTTACCGCTACGAGACAGGCGGCAAGGAAACCTCGTCCGGCGAGACCGTCGCCACGCGGGCGCGCAATCATCAGCTGGCCGTCGAACTGACGCATCAGATCAACGACGCCAACCAGATTCAGATGCAGTACATCCACGACCTGAAGGTCGAGAACGGACCGCGGATGCGTGGCGTGCAGTTGCGCTACGTCTATGCGTTCTAG
- the styD gene encoding phenylacetaldehyde dehydrogenase StyD: MSSASASAAGHAGSDRPELAAIREAMLIDGKPVREGQGAPIAVHDPATGAVIAHQPDAGPRQVDLAVQAARRAFESGPWRDMLPAGRERLLLKLADLIEQHGTELARLETLNNGKLLGVAQGLEVGSGAQWLRYMAGWATKITGDTLSLSIPFPPGVRYSAYTLPQAVGVVAAIIPWNFPLLMAIWKIAPALAAGCTVVLKPAEETPLTALRLAELVLEAGFPSGVVNVVTGRGETAGAALVAHPGVDKIAFTGSTEVGKLIGRAAMDDMKRVSLELGGKSPVIVLDDCDVDRAVQGAAAAIFFNQGQVCTAGSRLYVQKGLYPKVVQGLADLAAGMKLGSGFDPATQVGPLVSARHQKRVMDYIGLGRSEGGRVLAGGGSGSGSGYFVQPTVFADVPPGARIVREEIFGPVVVAQPFDTLDDAVRLANDSAYGLGASLWSNDLSRVQSLIPRIDAGTVWVNTHNMLDPNMPFGGFKQSGIGREHGRAVLEMYLERKSVCIAY; encoded by the coding sequence ATGTCTTCAGCAAGCGCAAGCGCCGCCGGCCACGCCGGATCTGACCGCCCGGAACTGGCCGCCATCCGGGAAGCCATGCTCATCGATGGCAAGCCGGTGCGCGAAGGACAAGGCGCGCCCATCGCCGTGCATGATCCGGCCACGGGCGCAGTCATCGCCCATCAGCCTGACGCCGGGCCGCGGCAGGTGGACCTGGCGGTGCAGGCCGCCAGGCGCGCCTTCGAATCCGGTCCCTGGCGCGACATGCTGCCCGCCGGGCGCGAACGCCTGTTGCTGAAACTGGCCGACCTGATCGAACAGCACGGCACCGAACTGGCCCGCCTGGAAACCCTGAACAACGGCAAGCTGCTGGGCGTGGCGCAGGGCCTGGAAGTCGGCTCGGGCGCGCAATGGCTGCGCTACATGGCGGGGTGGGCGACCAAGATCACGGGCGACACCTTGTCGCTGTCCATACCGTTTCCTCCGGGCGTGCGGTACAGCGCCTATACCTTGCCGCAGGCGGTGGGCGTGGTGGCCGCGATCATTCCGTGGAATTTTCCGCTGTTGATGGCGATCTGGAAGATCGCGCCCGCCTTGGCCGCGGGCTGCACCGTCGTGCTCAAGCCCGCCGAGGAAACGCCGCTGACGGCGCTGCGCCTGGCCGAGCTGGTGCTGGAGGCGGGCTTCCCGTCCGGCGTCGTCAACGTCGTGACCGGCCGGGGCGAGACTGCCGGCGCCGCGCTGGTCGCGCATCCTGGCGTGGACAAGATCGCGTTCACCGGTTCGACCGAAGTCGGCAAGCTGATCGGGCGCGCCGCGATGGACGACATGAAGCGGGTCTCGCTGGAGCTGGGCGGCAAGTCCCCCGTGATCGTGCTGGACGACTGCGACGTCGACCGCGCGGTGCAGGGTGCCGCCGCCGCCATTTTCTTCAACCAGGGGCAGGTCTGCACGGCGGGCTCGCGCCTGTATGTGCAGAAGGGCCTGTATCCCAAGGTCGTCCAGGGGCTGGCGGATCTGGCCGCCGGCATGAAGCTGGGTTCCGGATTCGATCCGGCCACGCAGGTCGGCCCGCTGGTGTCGGCCCGCCACCAGAAGCGCGTCATGGATTACATCGGCCTCGGACGCAGCGAAGGCGGACGGGTGCTGGCGGGCGGGGGTAGCGGCAGCGGTTCGGGCTACTTCGTGCAGCCCACCGTTTTTGCGGACGTGCCGCCGGGGGCGCGCATCGTCCGCGAGGAGATCTTCGGACCCGTGGTGGTGGCGCAGCCCTTCGACACGTTGGACGATGCGGTGCGGCTGGCCAATGATAGCGCCTACGGCCTGGGCGCCAGCCTCTGGAGCAACGATCTCTCCCGCGTGCAAAGCCTGATCCCGCGCATCGACGCCGGCACCGTCTGGGTGAACACGCACAACATGCTGGATCCCAACATGCCTTTCGGCGGATTCAAACAGTCCGGCATCGGCCGCGAGCACGGCCGCGCCGTGCTGGAAATGTACCTGGAACGGAAGTCCGTTTGCATCGCTTACTAG